Proteins encoded in a region of the Benincasa hispida cultivar B227 chromosome 2, ASM972705v1, whole genome shotgun sequence genome:
- the LOC120072194 gene encoding rhamnogalacturonan I rhamnosyltransferase 1-like, with protein MCRIERNKWTLKSSMAMGLKALGESKVEKLKSSMVSPRSKMKLWMIRAMTSILLWTCIVQLTALGETWGPRVLKGWPSCFTQESASVDAFGIPNKPVPVPPKIVLPPKRIYKNNGYLMVSCNGGLNQMRAAICDMVTIARYLNVTLIVPELDKTSFWADPSEFQDIFDVEHFITSLRDEVRILKELPPRLKKRVEQGRIYSMPPISWSDISYYYNQVLPLIQKHKVVHLNRTDTRLANNGQPMEIQKLRCRVNFSALRFTSQIEELGRKVIKLLRQNGPVLVLHLRYEMDMLAFSGCTQGCNDEEVEELTRMRYAYPWWKEKVINSELKRKDGLCPLTPEETALTLRALDIDPNIQIYIAAGEIYGGDRRMAALAKAFPKLVRKETLLEPSELRFFQNHSSQMSALDYLVSLESDIFVPTYDGNMAKVVEGHRRFLGFKKTILLDRRVLVDLIDQYNRELLNWDEFSSAVKEAHATRWGSPTKRLVIPDKPKEEDYFYSNPEECLQFSKEGLSST; from the exons ATGTGTAGGATAGAGAGGAATAAGTGGACATTGAAGAGTTCTATGGCGATGGGATTGAAAGCATTGGGAGAGAGCAAAGTTGAGAAACTGAAGAGTTCAATGGTGTCTCCAAGGTCGAAGATGAAGCTATGGATGATCCGTGCAATGACTTCTATTTTGCTTTGGACTTGCATCGTGCAGTTGACTGCCTTGGGGGAGACGTGGGGACCAAGGGTTTTGAAGGGTTGGCCATCTTGTTTCACTCAAGAATCTGCATCTGTGGATGCGTTTGGTATCCCCAATAAACCTGTTCCAGTTCCCCCAAAAATAGTTCTTCCTCCTAAGA GAATCTATAAGAACAATGGTTACCTGATGGTCTCTTGCAATGGGGGACTCAATCAAATGAGAGCTGCA ATTTGTGACATGGTTACAATTGCAAGATATTTGAATGTGACACTTATTGTGCCTGAACTAGATAAAACTTCCTTTTGGGCTGACCCCAG TGAGTTCCAGGACATATTTGATGTGGAACATTTTATTACATCATTGAGAGATGAAGTGCGCATATTGAAGGAGTTGCCTCCCAGGCTAAAGAAGAGAGTGGAACAGGGAAGGATTTATTCCATGCCACCAATTAGTTGGTCTGATATATCTTACTACTATAATCAG GTCCTTCCTCTTATTCAAAAACACAAAGTCGTGCATCTAAATAGAACTGATACTCGACTTGCCAACAATGGTCAACCTATGGAGATTCAGAAACTACGATGCCGAGTGAACTTTAGTGCTCTGAGGTTCACTTCCcagattgaggagttgggaagaAAAGTTATAAAGCTCCTAAGGCAGAATGGTCCTGTTCTTGTTCTTCATCTCAGATATGAAATGGACATGTTAGCATTTTCTGGGTGCACACAAGGCTGCAATGATGAAGAGGTTGAAGAGTTGACAAGAATGAG ATATGCTTATCCCTGGTGGAAAGAAAAAGTAATAAATTCCGAGTTGAAAAGGAAAGATGGTTTGTGTCCATTAACACCTGAGGAAACTGCACTTACACTGAGGGCACTAGATATCGATCCCAATATCCAGATTTATATTGCTGCTGGGGAAATATATGGTGGCGACAGGAGAATGGCTGCTCTTGCAAAGGCTTTTCCAAAATTG GTAAGAAAGGAGACTTTGTTGGAACCTTCAGAACTTAGGTTCTTTCAGAATCATTCATCTCAGATGTCAGCATTAGATTATCTTGTTTCCTTGGAAAGTGATATATTTGTTCCTACATATGATGGAAACATGgcaaaagttgttgaaggtCACCGCAG ATTTCTGGGGTTTAAGAAGACAATCTTATTGGACAGAAGGGTACTTGTAGATCTGATAGATCAATACAACAGAGAATTGCTTAACTGGGATGAATTTTCATCTGCAGTGAAAGAAGCTCATGCAACTCGCTGGGGGAGCCCTACCAAGAGATTGGTCATCCCAGACAAGCCTAAAGAAGAAGATTATTTCTATTCTAACCCTGAAGAATGTCTGCAATTTTCGAAGGAAGGATTGAGTAGTACATGA
- the LOC120072193 gene encoding transcription factor BIM1 — translation MELPQPRPFGAEGSKSTHDFLSLYTHSSPQLDPRSSPQGSYLKTHDFLQPQERIRKASTKEETDVERPPPPAPPPSVEHLLPGGIGTYSISHVPYFDQRVLPKPEGSVYTGARSSSSAERNDENSNGSSLAAAGGGFTLWEECAVKKGKTGKENIIVGDRPHEPRASTSQWTASMERPSQSSSNNHHNTFSCLSSSQPTGTKNPTFMEMLKSAKSTSQDEELDDDGDFVIKKETSTANKGGLRIKVDGNTSDQKANTPRSKHSATEQRRRSKINDRFQMLRGLIPHSDQKRDKASFLLEVVEYIQFLQEKVQKYEGSYREWNHEMAKLVPLRNNQRSADVYNDQSRGINSGSVPALVLAAKFIEKNSPLSPIVPGSSHNAVDSDTSSASTLKAIDHHPGRTNNAALFPMSIPPKVYATTRDGNVVPQPPKQLSCETDHPSLRPEIRSCEARCYNNDVAVASEMQKEQDLTIEGGTINISSVYSQGLLNTLTHALQSSGVDLSQARISVQIELGKRATRRAISPSIVKDVNDMGTMHASVSATEDSERATKKLKTTVKN, via the exons ATGGAACTTCCTCAACCACGTCCGTTTGGAGCCGAAG GAAGCAAATCAACACACGACTTCCTCTCACTGTACACTCATTCAAGTCCACAGCTAGATCCAAGATCATCCCCACAAG GTAGTTATCTTAAAACACACGATTTCCTGCAACCACAAGAGCGCATAAGGAAGGCCAGTACCAAGGAAGAGACGGATGTGGAGAGGCCACCGCCACCAGCGCCACCGCCTTCCGTTGAGCATCTTCTCCCCGGTGGGATCGGGACTTACAGTATAAGTCACGTTCCGTATTTCGATCAGAGGGTTCTGCCGAAGCCGGAAGGATCGGTTTACACTGGTGCTCGATCGAGTAGCAGCGCCGAGAGAAATGATGAGAACTCCAACGGCAGTTCTTTGGCAGCGGCCGGAGGTGGTTTCACTCTTTGGGAAGAATGTGCAGTAAAAAAGGGAAAGACAGGGAAGGAGAATATTATTGTGGGAGATAGACCCCATG AACCTCGGGCGAGCACGAGCCAATGGACGGCGTCCATGGAGCGGCCGTCGCAATCTTCTTCGAACAACCATCACAACACTTTCAGTTGTCTCTCATCCTCTCA GCCGACAGGAACCAAGAACCCGACCTTCATGGAGATGCTAAAGTCCGCCAAGAGTACCTCTCAGGACGAAGAACTTGACGACGATGGCGATTTTGTCATCAAGAAAGAGACCTCTACCGCCAATAAAG GAGGATTGAGGATTAAAGTTGATGGAAACACCTCTGATCAAAAGGCGAACACTCCTAGATCAAAGCACTCTGCAACAGAGCAGCGAAGAAGAAGTAAGATAAACGACAG ATTTCAGATGCTTAGAGGCCTCATTCCTCATAGTGATCAAAAGAGGGACAAGGCATCTTTCTTATTAGAG GTGGTGGAGTACATTCAGTTCTTACAGGAAAAGGTCCAGAAGTACGAAGGTTCATACCGAGAATGGAATCATGAAATGGCAAAACTGGTGCCGTTG AGAAACAATCAACGGAGTGCAGATGTTTATAACGATCAATCTCGAGGGATAAACAGTGGTTCTGTTCCTGCACTAGTTTTAGCAGCAAAATTCATTGAGAAAAATTCTCCGTTATCTCCAATTGTTCCTGGAAGTTCACATAATGCGGTAGATTCTGACACAAGTTCTGCTTCTACCTTGAAAGCAATTGATCACCATCCTGGAAGAACAAATAATGCAGCATTGTTTCCCATGTCGATCCCGCCAAAAGTTTATGCAACTACAAGGGATGGAAATGTAGTGCCTCAACCCCCAAAGCAATTGTCATGTGAAACTGATCACCCCTCATTACGCCCCGAAATCCGGTCATGTGAGGCCAGATGCTACAATAACGACGTTGCTGTTGCAAGTGAAATGCAGAAAGAACAAGATTTGACCATTGAAGGGGGTACCATTAACATTTCAAGTGTATATTCTCAAGG GTTATTAaatactctcacccatgcattACAGAGTTCCGGAGTGGATCTATCGCAAGCTAGAATCTCTGTGCAAATAGAACTCGGTAAGCGAGCAACTAGGCGAGCCATATCTCCGTCTATTGTTAAG GATGTAAACGATATGGGGACGATGCATGCTAGTGTTTCAGCTACAGAGGATTCTGAGAGAGCCACAAAGAAGCTCAAGACTACAGTAAAAAACTAG